A window from Plasmodium relictum strain SGS1 genome assembly, chromosome: 7 encodes these proteins:
- a CDS encoding selenide water dikinase, putative, whose translation MRICKQIDPVIDIVIVGFGNRSKRLIDLFLQKNELKGVNIIIICKDNFVFLNKYVQCVELCIDSYIDIYKYCKERNILFINEKVKHIDSHEKSIYFTSDRNNLKYDFLLCDFDYKSSYLLNSDFTHMNIYPFRNKNLFFYYTHIMYLSLIKSQKNKITDIDLYYKWKSFFLKNIIVEKFYNFYSYSDRYVDIIFDIYRFFNVSSSDKKSNEIENNIFRCLKENSLIDDIIKNDDTNALKKENHKSKNCFNLILLSDNNDLGKDLYHEVFENLHKISISSKIVYVYINDTDINNIKFCENYLIINKVIEVNKISDEKVLKCLDKNGEIITINFDECINITDLHYPSYFYKSNYKIESNKSINKFCQYENNDSLYFLNQIKNYDDHTICETIYLNIYNNIHKNKCISIEEVKKKKYINTKHFCNSMNYSKNMFNHILKYFYYKALYIIRTVFQYICNNKFIEKKVQMLSNKRKALEYYIRNNKKKNYKDFSVHLFINVILFIYNKVLIYFLLFKNKFVDKNEHETYLKKNNNTSNNNSNTNELPKYMYDLYKNEYENRLIIKKKTSYKIIKKKNNADDSSDESIIIENNNIEDKNVMSSLSTKKVHLHIKESIEKIINRNTCGGCGSKVPSNILSNSLKSLDIFNSPNVYLGVEGCDDCCIFVHSKSKRGEFSPALVQTIDFFKSFIDDEYILGEIIAIHCLSDIYSMGGTGICALCVLIVKDNIEKKLQQRLENILTGCCQKLKEEKCVLSGGHTCAGNENYVGLAVTGKIKRNMNKKNDYTDYNENKNGKTQGINNICHNSNDNISNNEGTCDINEDINIFKKHKMLENNYLFLPKGNRNVKSGDIIITTKMFGFGFIMAAHIYKKAKARWIYNCLDEMLISNRKSGLYFLKNNIKACTDITGFGILGHLNEMIKCSRKEFYLHNKIGNKLNTYFSNDEVSNIDYEHQMNDNFMENNKNNMYLNFIGAKINLNNINIAEGVKECIENNIYSSMFKKNHYLCNSIINLDKALLNSNYGILFDPQTSGGLMAIVDRNCANQILQDLKNMGYKNSSIIGEIINVQYEKFKNISLNQISLNDYLDTTNSIYIEC comes from the coding sequence ATGAGGATATGTAAACAGATAGATCCAGTGATTGATATAGTTATAGTTGGTTTTGGTAATAGAAGTAAAAGGCTTATTGATTTGTTTTTgcaaaaaaatgaattaaaaggtgttaatatcattataatttgcaaagataattttgtatttctaaataaatatgtacAGTGTGTTGAGTTATGCATAGATAGTTatattgatatatataaatattgcaaagaaagaaatatactttttattaatgaaaaagttAAGCATATTGATTCACATGAGAAaagtatttattttacttctgatcgtaataatttaaagtatgattttttattatgtgaTTTTGATTATAAAAGttcttatttattaaatagtGACTTTACccatatgaatatatatccATTCaggaataaaaatttatttttctattatactCATATTATGTATTTGTCTTTAATTAAATcacaaaaaaacaaaataactGATATagatttatattataaatggaagagtttctttttaaaaaatataattgttgaaaaattttataatttttactcATATAGTGATAGATATGTGGATATaatttttgatatatatagGTTTTTTAATGTAAGCTCGAGTGAcaaaaaaagtaatgaaatagaaaataatatttttcgtTGCTTAAAAGAGAATTCATTGATTGatgatattataaaaaatgacgATACAAAtgctttaaaaaaagaaaatcatAAAAGCAAGAATTgctttaatttaatattactaagtgataataatgatttaGGAAAGGATCTATATCATGAagtttttgaaaatttacataaaatatcAATATCTTCTAAAATtgtatatgtttatataaatgatacGGATATAaacaatattaaattttgtgaaaattatttaataattaataaagtaatagaagtaaataaaataagcgatgaaaaagtattaaaatGCTTAGATAAGAATGGAGAAATTATCACAATTAATTTTGATGAATGTATTAATATAACTGACTTACATTATCCATCTTACTTTTATAAATCTAATTACAAAATAGAAAGTAATAAGTCCATTAACAAATTTTGTCAATATGAGAATAATGatagtttatattttttaaatcaaataaagaattacGATGATCACACAATATGTGAGactatttatttaaatatatataataatattcataaaaataaatgtattagTATAgaagaagtaaaaaaaaagaaatatataaatacaaaacATTTCTGTAATTCAAtgaattattcaaaaaatatgtttaatcatatattaaaatatttttattataaagcattatatattataaggACGGTAtttcaatatatatgtaataataaatttatagaaaaaaaagtacaaATGTTAAGTAATAAAAGAAAGGCATTGGAATATTATATAagaaacaacaaaaaaaaaaattataaagatttttctgttcatttatttataaatgtaattttatttatatataataaggttttgatttattttcttctttttaaaaataaatttgttgataaaaatgaacacgaaacttatttaaaaaaaaataacaatacaAGTAACAACAATAGTAACACAAATGAATTACcaaaatatatgtatgacttatataaaaatgaatatgaaaatagattgattattaaaaagaaaacttcatataaaatcattaaaaaaaaaaacaatgcAGATGATAGTTCTGATGAAAGCAtaattatagaaaataataatatagaagATAAAAATGTAATGAGTTCATTAAGCACTAAAAAAGTACATTTGCATATAAAAGAAagtattgaaaaaataattaataggAACACATGTGGAGGATGTGGATCAAAAGTTCCTTCAAATATTTTGTCAAATTCTTTGAAATCTttagatatttttaattcaccGAATGTTTATTTAGGAGTGGAAGGTTGTGATGATTGTTGCATATTTGTTCACAGTAAATCAAAAAGGGGAGAGTTCAGCCCTGCTCTAGTTCAAACTATcgatttttttaaatcctTTATAGATGACGAATATATATTGGGAGAAATAATAGCTATACATTGTTTATCTGATATATATAGTATGGGGGGAACAGGTATTTGTGCTTTATGTGTTTTAATTGTAAAAgataatatagaaaagaaGTTACAACAAAGacttgaaaatattttaacagGATGTTGCCAAAagttaaaagaagaaaaatgtGTATTAAGTGGAGGTCATACATGTGCAGGAAATGAAAATTACGTTGGTTTAGCGGTTAcaggaaaaataaaaagaaatatgaataaaaaaaatgattacactgattataatgaaaataaaaatggtaAAACTCAAGGAATAAACAACATATGTCATAATagtaatgataatataagTAATAATGAAGGTACATGCGATATAAATGAGGACatcaatatatttaaaaaacataaaatgtTAGAGAAtaattacttatttttacCTAAAGGAAATAGAAATGTAAAAAGTGGAGATATCATAATTACAACGAAAATGTTTGGATTTGGTTTTATTATGGCTgctcatatatataaaaaagcaaAAGCTAGATGGATTTATAATTGTCTTGATGAAATGTTAATATCAAATAGAAAAAGTggattatattttttaaagaataatataaaagcaTGTACAGATATAACTGGATTTGGTATATTGGGGCATTTAAACGAGATGATTAAATGTTCAAgaaaagaattttatttacataataaaataggTAATAAATTGAATACATATTTTTCCAACGATGAAGTATCAAATATAGATTATGAACATCAAATGAATGATAATTTTatggaaaataataaaaataacatgtATCTAAATTTCATTGGTGCAAAAATAAAcctaaataatataaatatagcTGAGGGAGTAAAGGAATGTATTGAAAACAATATATACTCTtcaatgtttaaaaaaaatcattatttatgtaatagtataataaatttagatAAAGCTTTATTAAATAGCAATTACGGAATTTTATTTGATCCTCAAACAAGTGGAGGTCTAATGGCTATTGTTGACAGAAATTGTGCGAATCAAATTTTacaagatttaaaaaatatgggTTATAAAAATTCTTCAATTATAggagaaataataaatgtgcagtatgaaaaatttaaaaacatttCCTTAAATCAAATATCGTTAAATGACTATTTAGATACAACTAActctatatatattgaatgctaa
- a CDS encoding DNA repair protein REV1, putative: MDVEYGGSRSFEKYIGNKEEKIPLSYNKKYDAEIKESYENFKKGPLLFMNCNFYIDDLVSLYSLFNSSENLSIPNTIPDNERNYHMSCNNMINSYTVNSPIKSEFSYENTINNLNVTEKEMNKTPKKSEYYIINEIDTDNTFDSFMKSYQSISTCKPSVYNSYINKKEKLEILILQNGGIIHNTLTSKVTHIISNNIALGSKKYSDYKKSVKQSKIFIVTDKYIFDCVISKSRLPEQLYLPPLLRYNCHQITEYFSFKKKPKKNNQNNKSPLDYSTNNNSLTHINIKRTLNSAYNDENNVYNNVSNVNGDNINNKIIIGNNLGNNSASNLEKFSITQNESIIAISKENKIVKNYYTQDRQMAILNMQMDYENLKKYIISNSCEYFEKLYKFYLEKELKENIFSEKSNLYINEKSFDEFSRKYRILNHLSENEIKWIKGKSKLNINIRNVWENDIIHFFFDMVLKKKKGENKNISVVNKNGIKENDENKYVEKERYEVKKDKNSNVNNEHDASDKIIDSISGYFYNSRLSILGNWNYITKELFNFEEIKKSDNRKFVYLYIDFDNYFLNASIKNNNSINYEKDVNNEILCVCHSLKKEESYGIISSTNYWGKKNKIYKGMLKRDATKLHKNIHFIKYDFSNILKCSYLFLLVLINYSKNVKILSVDESIVQLFYEKEEDIFLISKRISDDIYNLTKLNVSIGISGNLSLSRKALKFCKKRFLFFDFYHHFNIFLRKHIDIKKEEKAKENFEYEFLKKIPLENNIINKSSEEKIGIENNMKHLQGSKIEINEEVNINSDEYASILNNVHIENLFNEYLTFEEKRKELLEVINKRNKYNEDDENNYFLDIMKEKREKNVEFTFSKFMQINRENLEYITNTFFEKVEHPISKYFFFYKENDYYLNILKKFNYLNGKFIYFNIYYIPSDASSNNTIENYKNKKESENLDEKKSISISVNYGVRFQKINDFYYLIYFMTKQLYLRLKIKNLKANSLSVNFFMKDENENVNPLKYLGRGKFIKINSKIKLNYYTDFFFVFFFKVIYNFDLLSNKLSELRGVQIICSDIVNDKYNINKKSILYYFDAKNKNCNLKEQGNDGKSKENKNSLNVIEKKKEENNKIISGACKKERSLTKMTKEKKIGTGKKTNQINTIKRKSKKNKIAMNKKLVNNKERKNISIDPNENEKNYFSHITYKKSILRYFINDSRKINIKNILINKPIYFSSKKSKKRNLKKNYSSLNRNTAMLKKIKVTKNCKIFDFFPNILKKKNKNSIYSDEMKKLNENNLIVQTNIFDSIINKRVKMENNIKEVGCCYLCYKEIYETVKDKQNIHNNINCRECANNIFCYNYVSNNLYLINQKNEKFNFYIYIKKIVSSYIFYFNSIFENHNCDKKLRDQYYLHKFILNILDNLCETLHNKRFIDVLHNFLKVFKYVWCLNKNSFPPLFQNILTKYNMYQI; this comes from the coding sequence atggaCGTTGAATATGGAGGTTCAAGAagttttgaaaaatatattggaaataaagaagaaaaaatccCTTTatcttataataaaaaatacgatgcagaaataaaagaaagttatgaaaattttaaaaagggACCATTATTATTCATGaattgtaatttttatattgatGATTTAGTAAGCTtatattctctttttaattcatctGAAAATCTTAGTATTCCAAATACAATACCTGATAATGAAAGAAACTATCACATGAGTTGTAATAACATGATAAACTCCTATACTGTGAATAGTCCAATTAAATCAGAATTTTCTTACGAAAACACAATTAATAACTTAAATGTAActgaaaaagaaatgaataaaacaccaaaaaaaagtgaatatTATATCATTAATGAAATAGATACAGATAATACTTTTGATAGCTTTATGAAAAGTTATCAAAGTATTTCTACCTGTAAGCCAAGTGTGTATAATTCttacattaataaaaaggaaaagttagaaatattaatattacaaAATGGAGGAATAATACATAACACGTTAACAAGTAAAGTGACTCATATAATTAGTAATAATATTGCATTAGGATCAAAGAAATATTCagattataaaaaatcaGTTAAACaatcaaaaatttttatagtaacagataaatatatattcgaTTGTGTTATCTCTAAAAGTCGTTTACCTGAACAACTTTACTTACCTCCGTTATTACGTTATAATTGCCATCAAATAActgaatatttttcatttaaaaaaaaaccaaaaaaaaataatcaaaataataaatctcCTTTAGACTATTCTACAAATAACAATAGCTTAACTCACATTAATATTAAGAGAACATTGAATAGTGCTTATAACGATGAAAATAATGTTTACAATAATGTAAGCAATGTTAATggagataatataaataataaaattattattggTAATAATTTAGGCAACAATAGTGCTAGTAATTTAGAGAAGTTTTCTATTACACAAAATGAAAGTATAATTGCAATCAgcaaagaaaataaaattgtaaaaaacTATTATACTCAGGATAGACAGATGGCTATATTAAATATGCAAATGgattatgaaaatttaaaaaaatatataatatctaATTCATGTGAATATTTTGAAAAGTTATACAAATTCTATTTAGAAAAAgagttaaaagaaaatattttttccgAAAAATCTAATTtgtatataaatgaaaaaagtttTGATGAATTTTCAAGAAAATATAGAATATTAAATCATCTAagtgaaaatgaaataaaatggaTTAAAGGAAAAAGTAAACTAAATATAAACATAAGAAATGTATGGGAAAATGacataattcattttttttttgatatggttttaaagaaaaagaaaggtgaaaataaaaatatatcagtTGTCAATAAAAATGGAATAAaggaaaatgatgaaaacaAATATGttgaaaaagaaagatatgaagtaaaaaaagataaaaatagtaatgtTAATAATGAACATGATGCATCCGATAAAATAATAGATAGTATTAGtggttatttttataattcaaGGTTATCTATTTTGGGAAATTGGAATTATATAACTAAAgaactttttaattttgaggaaataaaaaaaagtgataatagaaaatttgtttatttatatattgattttgataattattttttaaatgcaagcataaaaaataataattcaataaattatgaaaaagatGTAAACAATGAAATTTTATGCGTATGCCATAGTTTAAAGAAAGAAGAAAGTTATGGAATTATAAGTTCAACTAATTAttggggaaaaaaaaataaaatttataaaggTATGTTAAAAAGGGATGCAACAAAATTGCacaaaaatattcattttataaagtatgattttagtaatatattaaaatgtagttacttgtttttattagtgttaataaattattcaaaaaatgtcaaaattttatcagTAGATGAATCAATAGTTcaattattttatgaaaaagaagaagatatttttttaatttctaaaAGAATTTCAGatgatatttataatttaacaaaattaaatgtaTCCATAGGAATTTCAGGTAATTTAAGTTTGTCAAGGAAAGCTTTAAAATTTTGCAAAAAgcgttttttatttttcgatttttatcatcattttaatatatttttaagaaaacaTATTGACataaaaaaagaggaaaaaGCAAAAGAAAATTTCGAGTAtgaattcttaaaaaaaatacctttagaaaataacataataaataaaagtagtgaagaaaaaataggaatagaaaataatatgaaacaTTTACAAGGCTCAAAAATcgaaataaatgaagaagtaaatataaatagtgATGAGTATGCAAGTATATTGAATAATGTGCatattgaaaatttattCAACGAATATCTTACttttgaagaaaaaagaaaagaattaTTAGAAGTTATAAATAAGAGAAATAAATACAACGAagatgatgaaaataattattttttagatattatgaaagaaaaaagagaaaaaaatgttGAATTTACTTTTAGTAAATTTATGCAAATAAATAGGGAAAACTTAGAATATATTACGAAtacattttttgaaaaagtaGAACATCCTATCagtaaatatttctttttttataaagagaacgattattatttaaatattttaaaaaaatttaattatttaaatgggaaatttatttattttaatatttattacattCCATCTGATGCATCTTCAAATAATACaattgaaaattataaaaataaaaaagaatcaGAAAATttagatgaaaaaaagaGTATAAGCATTAGTGTTAATTATGGAGTAcgatttcaaaaaataaatgatttttattatcttatttattttatgacaaaacaattatatttacgattaaaaataaaaaatttgaaagcAAATAGTTTAAGtgtgaatttttttatgaaagatgaaaatgaaaatgtaaaTCCTCTTAAGTACCTAGGAAGAGGTAAATTTATTAAGATAAATAGTAAAATTaagttaaattattatacagattttttttttgtatttttttttaaagttataTACAATTTTGATCTTCtttcaaataaattaagCGAGTTAAGAGGAGTTCAAATTATTTGTTCGGATATAgtaaatgataaatataatataaataaaaaaagtattttatattacttcgatgcaaaaaataaaaattgtaatttaaaagagCAAGGAAATGATGGAAAAAGTAAAGAGAATAAGAATTCATTGAATGtaatagaaaagaaaaaagaagaaaataataaaataatttcagGAGCTTGTAAAAAAGAAAGGAGCCTAACGAAAAtgacaaaagaaaaaaaaataggaacGGGAAAGAAAACCAATCAAATTAATAccattaaaagaaaaagtaaaaaaaataaaatagcaATGAACAAAAAACtagttaataataaagaaagaaAGAATATCAGCATTGATCccaatgaaaatgaaaaaaattattttagtcacattacatataaaaaaagtatctTAAGATATTTCATAAATGATtcaagaaaaataaatataaaaaatatattaataaataaaccaatttatttttcttctaaaaaatctaaaaaaagaaatttaaaaaaaaattactctAGTCTAAACAGAAATACTgctatgttaaaaaaaataaaggttacaaaaaattgtaaaatttttgatttttttccaaatattttaaaaaaaaagaataaaaatagcaTTTATTCTGATGAGATGAAAAAAttgaatgaaaataatttaatagttCAAACAAACATATTTGATAGCATAATTAATAAGAGAgtaaaaatggaaaataatATCAAAGAAGTAGGATGCTGTTATTTATGCTACaaagaaatatatgaaaCTGTGAAAGATAAACAAAACAtacataataatattaattgcAGAGAATGTGCAAATAATATATTCTGCTATAATTATGTTAGCaacaatttatatttaattaatcaaaaaaatgaaaaattcaatttttatatatacataaaaaaaattgtttcttcttacattttttattttaatagtaTATTTGAAAATCATAATTGCGATAAAAAATTGAGAGACCAATACTATTTACataaattcattttaaatattctgGATAATTTATGTGAAACGTTACATAATAAAAGATTCATTGATGTTTTacacaattttttaaaagtttttaaatatgtttggtgtttaaataaaaattcgtTTCCTCCTTTATTTCAAAACATACtaactaaatataatatgtatcaaatttaa
- the YKT6.1 gene encoding SNARE protein, putative, which translates to MKLLAIILTKHIDDVIFLCNATDLNSYSFIKKKAFKEGAFFVARTIPSRIEYNTKEIITHENTTVFAFKYFDNICPVVITSDNYPERIAFYMINEIYRDFINNIPKSEWIEIKQDNKISFNLNTYLEKYKDPLSCDAITQTNIKINENIEKVRISMDSLIKNRDNLDVLVDKSKDLSTSTKHLFKQSKKLKKKQCCRMM; encoded by the exons atgaaATTGTTAGCAATTATTTTAACCAAACATATAGATGATGTTATATTTCTTTGTAATGCAACAGACTTAAACTc ctattcatttattaaaaaaaaggcaTTTAAAGAAGGAGCTTTTTTTGTAGCTAGAACTATACCTTCAAGG atagaatataatacaaaagaaattataactCATGAAAATACCACAGTTTTTGCATTTAAGTATTTTGATAATATTTGTCCAGTAGTCATAACATCGGATAATTACCCTGAAag aATAGCtttttatatgataaatgaaatatataggGACTTCATAAATAATATACCTAAAAGTGAATGGATAGAAATAAAGcaagataataaaatttcttttaatttaaatacatatttagaaaaatataag gATCCCTTAAGCTGTGATGCCATAACTCAaactaatataaaaattaatgaaaacatA gaaaAGGTTAGAATATCAATGGATTCCCTTATAAAGAATAGGGACAATTTGGACGTTCTTGTTGATAAAAGCAAAGATTTAtcaa cttCTACTAAACATTTATTTAAGCAGAGTAAAAAactcaaaaaaaaacaatgcTGTAGAATgatgtaa
- the ALP5a gene encoding actin-like protein, putative translates to MDIEENENKIKNYSPVTKNLYMKLNNPIGLHVNLDNSLPSSEKKKINNRLSFSSFSNTTCSDILKLNNFLRIENNILLLTLNNYSFKFGLVNKFDYKLQSLRLPQIEIIEPWKEIGYLYPPYKNYDILEESIYYCFSNIYKINLKNKDMFIPFSSRNSISDFATIGGILFESFQVHSVAFKEPSFVSSLIILEELKKEKEGILFYKEDNRNNETFSSINSGAINKEEKNIICNEMKIEQSNEKKGIKTEIKKNLPKEEYSNECISKLKRLNLFNFTAVIVNIGSTKTSCTPIINGIPLPDLTHIYYIGGYDIDNQIFDEMKKTELYQKDLSMDIAKIAKEKRVFTPKNREECGYLSLLYNRNPKNYLISSFELSFNKIFESAVNSTEIFFSQYSLDNYLKTESYKNLHKYDLNFNFLFMQNTLPKVIYNTIQKCPIDYRKELFNNIYITGGSSIIRGFRERLENELYDLINNQNFYNKTIINVHVLKRKLLQKYSIYAGSHYFLELFNYYNYNITKQDYEEYGENILAKFSLQGKLLY, encoded by the coding sequence atggatattgaagaaaatgaaaataaaataaaaaattacagtccagtaacaaaaaatttatatatgaaattaaaCAACCCTATAGGGTTACATGTTAATTTAGATAATTCACTTCCATctagtgaaaaaaaaaaaataaataatagacTAAGTTTTAGTAGCTTTTCAAACACAACGTGCAgtgatatattaaaattaaataacttCTTGCgcatagaaaataatatattactattaactttgaataattattcttttaagtTTGGTTTAGTAAATAAATTCGATTATAAATTACAAAGTTTAAGACTTCCTCAAATCGAAATCATTGAACCATGGAAAGAAATAGGTTATTTGTATCCTCCATATAAAAATTACGATATTTTAGAAGAATCCATTTATTACTGTtttagtaatatatataaaataaatttaaaaaataaagacatGTTTATTCCTTTTTCTAGTAGAAATAGTATAAGCGATTTTGCTACAATTGGAGGtattttatttgaatcaTTTCAAGTTCATAGTGTTGCATTTAAAGAACCTTCCTTTGTATCTTCCCTAATAATATtggaagaattaaaaaaagaaaaagaaggaattttattttataaagagGATAATAGAAATAACGAAACATTTAGCTCCATAAACAGTGGGGCAAtcaataaagaagaaaaaaatattatatgtaatgaaatgaaaatagagcaatcaaatgaaaaaaaagggaTCAAAACTGAAATCAAAAAGAACCTTCCCAAAGAAGAATATTCCAATGAATGTATATCTAAACTAAAAAGATTAAATCTCTTTAATTTTACAGCTGTTATTGTTAACATTGGTAGCACTAAAACTTCTTGTACACCTATAATAAACGGAATACCCTTACCCGATCTAACTCACATATATTATATAGGGGGATATGATATAGATAACCAAATATTTGATGAAATGAAAAAGACGGAACTATATCAAAAAGATTTATCGATGGATATAGCAAAAATtgcaaaagaaaaaagagtATTTACTCCAAAAAATAGAGAAGAATGTGGATATTTATCTCTACTCTACAATAGAAATcccaaaaattatttaataagcTCCTTTGAActaagttttaataaaatatttgagTCTGCTGTGAATTCAACGGAAATATTTTTCTCTCAATATTCTTtagataattatttaaaaacagaatcctataaaaatttacataaatatgatcttaattttaattttctttttatgcaAAATACATTACCTAAAGTAATTTATAATACAATTCAAAAATGTCCAATAGATTATAGAAAGGAATTGTTTaacaatatttatattactgGTGGTTCTAGTATCATAAGAGGGTTCAGAGAAAGAttagaaaatgaattatacGACTTAATTAATAATcagaatttttataataaaacaataattAATGTACATGTTTTAAAAAGGAAACTTTTACAAAAATACTCCATTTATGCAGGatctcattattttttagagctttttaattattataattataatataacaAAACAAGATTATGAAGAATATGGGGAAAATATTTTAGCCAAATTTAGTTTACAaggaaaattattatattaa